In Haloterrigena turkmenica DSM 5511, a single genomic region encodes these proteins:
- a CDS encoding ABC transporter ATP-binding protein, with protein sequence MSTNEDETPFDAYREHVERPLWRLFQEYAPDRLGWFTAGMLANFVARMASLVPPLLLGTAIDAIFTGDGAFELPIVPNAWLPTAQMAQFWFSIAAIAVSFLVVALFTWIYGVTANLFAHGVMHAVRVDSFEKMQRLDMTFFDDKETGEVMAVLNNDTQNLEMFLDNALMNSARLLVMVGGIAGVLFYLNWQLALVTLVAIPAMVAFTIWFMRVVEPRYARQRSAVGWLNTRLENSLSAVTLTKATNSESHEIDRVRQASRRLYEDTMAVLRLSYFYRPGMELLAGLAFAGTFLVGGLWLATGTAPGPLTGTLSVGDFVVFLFMTQRIVAPLAEVSNIVDQYENAKASSERVFGLMDIPVRVDDPEDPVDLDEIEGRVEYEDVTFSYDASEAHVGEETAFEESVIRDVSFTAEPGETVAFVGPTGAGKSTLVKLLLRLYDVESGSIRIDGHDVRELSLADLRSSIGYVSQETVLFDGTIADNIRYGQFEADDEAIREAARAAQAHEFITGLPDGYETRVGEEGVKLSGGQRQRIALARVVLADPALVVLDEATSAVDTKTELQIQRSIDRLTAERTTLTIAHRLSTIKEADTILVVEDGEIVERGEHEELLEADGRYAMLWAAQAGDRETAAEALTEGDD encoded by the coding sequence GTGAGTACCAACGAAGACGAAACGCCGTTCGATGCCTACCGCGAGCACGTCGAGCGACCGCTGTGGCGACTCTTTCAGGAATACGCGCCCGATCGATTGGGCTGGTTCACCGCGGGGATGCTCGCCAACTTCGTCGCCCGAATGGCGAGTCTCGTGCCGCCGCTGTTGCTGGGTACTGCTATCGACGCGATCTTCACCGGCGACGGCGCGTTCGAGTTGCCGATCGTTCCCAACGCCTGGCTGCCGACCGCGCAGATGGCCCAGTTCTGGTTCTCCATCGCCGCCATCGCGGTCTCGTTTCTCGTCGTCGCCCTCTTTACCTGGATCTACGGCGTCACCGCCAATCTGTTCGCGCACGGCGTGATGCACGCCGTGCGCGTCGACTCCTTCGAGAAGATGCAGCGCCTCGACATGACCTTCTTCGACGACAAGGAGACCGGCGAGGTCATGGCGGTGTTGAACAACGACACGCAGAACCTCGAGATGTTCCTCGACAACGCGCTGATGAACTCCGCGCGGCTGCTGGTGATGGTCGGCGGGATCGCCGGCGTCCTCTTCTATCTCAACTGGCAGCTGGCGCTCGTCACCCTCGTCGCGATCCCGGCGATGGTCGCCTTCACGATCTGGTTCATGCGCGTCGTCGAACCGCGGTACGCCCGCCAGCGCTCGGCCGTCGGCTGGCTCAACACCCGCCTCGAGAACAGCCTCTCGGCGGTCACGCTGACGAAGGCGACCAACAGCGAGTCCCACGAGATCGATCGCGTGCGGCAGGCGTCGCGGCGGCTCTACGAGGACACGATGGCCGTCCTCCGGCTTTCGTACTTCTACCGGCCCGGGATGGAACTGCTCGCCGGGCTCGCCTTCGCCGGGACCTTCCTCGTCGGCGGCCTCTGGCTCGCCACCGGCACGGCGCCCGGCCCGCTGACCGGCACCCTCTCGGTCGGCGACTTCGTCGTCTTCCTCTTCATGACCCAGCGGATCGTCGCGCCGCTGGCCGAGGTGTCGAACATCGTCGACCAGTACGAGAACGCCAAGGCCTCGAGCGAGCGCGTCTTCGGGCTGATGGACATTCCCGTCCGCGTCGACGATCCCGAGGATCCGGTCGACCTCGACGAGATCGAGGGTCGCGTCGAGTACGAGGACGTCACCTTCAGCTACGACGCCAGCGAGGCCCACGTCGGCGAGGAGACGGCCTTCGAGGAGTCCGTGATCCGGGACGTCTCCTTTACGGCCGAACCCGGCGAGACGGTCGCGTTCGTCGGGCCGACCGGCGCCGGCAAGTCGACGCTCGTCAAACTGCTCCTCCGGCTGTACGACGTGGAGTCGGGATCGATCCGGATCGACGGCCACGACGTCCGCGAGCTCTCGCTGGCCGATCTCCGATCGTCGATCGGCTACGTCAGTCAGGAGACGGTGCTCTTCGACGGGACCATCGCGGACAACATCCGTTACGGCCAGTTCGAGGCCGACGACGAGGCGATCCGCGAGGCCGCGCGGGCGGCGCAGGCCCACGAATTCATCACCGGCCTCCCGGACGGCTACGAGACCCGTGTCGGCGAGGAGGGCGTTAAGCTCTCGGGCGGCCAGCGACAGCGGATCGCGCTCGCGCGGGTCGTCCTCGCGGATCCGGCGCTCGTCGTGTTAGACGAGGCGACCAGCGCCGTCGACACGAAGACGGAGCTCCAGATTCAGCGGTCGATCGACCGACTCACCGCGGAGCGGACGACGCTGACGATCGCCCACCGCCTCTCGACGATCAAGGAGGCGGACACGATCCTCGTCGTCGAGGACGGCGAAATCGTCGAACGCGGGGAGCACGAGGAGTTACTGGAAGCAGACGGGCGGTACGCGATGTTGTGGGCGGCCCAGGCCGGGGATCGCGAAACGGCCGCCGAGGCACTGACCGAGGGGGACGACTGA
- the thsB gene encoding thermosome subunit beta produces MSQRMQQGQPMIVMSEDSQRVKDKDAQDYNISAARAVAEAVRSTLGPKGMDKMLVDSMGSVTITNDGVTILQEMDIDNPTAEMIIEVAETQEDEAGDGTTTAVAIAGELLKNAEDLLEQEIHPTAIIKGFHMASEQARDEIDDIAQDVDTEDEELLRSVAETSMTGKGTEVNKEHLSQLIIDAVKQVTVEDDEGNNVVDLEFLNIETQTGRSAGESDLLEGGIVDKDPVHDNMPTEATDADILLLNEAIEVEETDVDTEVSVTDPDQLQKFLDREEKQLREKVDTIADLGADVVFCQKGIDDLAQHYLAKEGILAVRRAKKSDLEFLSEVVGANVVSDLESATEDDLGFGDVTRDDADELFYVEGEDAHGVTLLLRGSTDHVVDELERGVNDALDVVAQTVSDGRVLAGGGAIEVELASRLRDYADSVSGREQLAVEAFADSLELVPRVLAENAGLDSIDTLVDLRAAHDDGDIEAGLNVFTGDVEDTFEAGVVEPAHAKEQAVTSAAEAANLVLKIDDIISAGDLSTDKGGDEEGGAPGGAGGMGGMGGGMGGMM; encoded by the coding sequence ATGAGCCAGCGAATGCAGCAGGGTCAGCCGATGATCGTAATGAGCGAGGATTCCCAGCGCGTCAAGGACAAGGACGCGCAGGATTACAACATCAGCGCGGCCCGTGCGGTCGCCGAGGCCGTCCGTTCCACACTCGGTCCGAAAGGGATGGACAAGATGCTCGTCGACTCGATGGGCTCGGTCACCATCACCAACGACGGCGTCACCATCCTCCAGGAGATGGACATCGACAACCCGACGGCCGAGATGATCATCGAGGTCGCCGAGACCCAGGAGGACGAGGCTGGCGACGGCACCACGACGGCCGTCGCGATCGCCGGCGAACTCCTCAAGAACGCCGAGGACCTCCTCGAGCAGGAGATCCACCCGACGGCGATCATCAAGGGCTTCCACATGGCCTCCGAGCAGGCCCGTGACGAGATCGACGACATCGCCCAGGACGTCGACACCGAAGACGAGGAGCTCCTGCGCTCGGTCGCCGAAACCTCGATGACCGGCAAGGGCACCGAGGTCAACAAGGAGCACCTCTCGCAGCTCATCATTGACGCGGTCAAGCAGGTCACCGTCGAGGACGACGAGGGCAACAACGTCGTCGACCTCGAGTTCCTCAACATCGAGACCCAGACCGGCCGTAGCGCCGGCGAATCCGACCTCCTCGAGGGTGGAATCGTGGACAAGGACCCCGTTCACGACAACATGCCCACCGAGGCCACCGATGCCGACATCCTGCTGCTCAACGAGGCTATCGAGGTCGAAGAGACCGACGTCGACACCGAGGTCTCCGTCACCGACCCCGACCAGCTCCAGAAGTTCCTCGACCGCGAGGAGAAACAGCTCCGCGAGAAGGTCGATACGATCGCCGACCTCGGCGCCGACGTCGTCTTCTGCCAGAAGGGCATCGACGACCTCGCCCAGCACTACCTCGCCAAGGAGGGCATCCTCGCCGTCCGCCGCGCCAAGAAGTCCGACCTCGAGTTCCTCTCGGAAGTCGTCGGCGCGAACGTCGTCTCCGACCTCGAGAGTGCGACCGAGGACGACCTCGGCTTCGGTGACGTCACCCGCGACGACGCGGACGAGCTGTTCTACGTCGAGGGCGAGGACGCCCACGGCGTCACGCTCCTGCTGCGCGGCTCGACCGACCACGTCGTCGACGAACTCGAGCGCGGCGTCAACGACGCGCTCGACGTCGTCGCCCAGACCGTCTCCGACGGCCGCGTCCTCGCCGGCGGCGGCGCCATCGAGGTCGAACTCGCCTCGCGCCTGCGCGACTACGCCGACTCCGTCTCCGGCCGCGAACAGCTGGCCGTCGAGGCCTTCGCCGACTCGCTCGAGCTCGTCCCGCGCGTGCTCGCCGAGAACGCCGGCCTCGACTCCATCGACACGCTCGTCGACCTGCGTGCGGCCCACGACGACGGTGACATCGAAGCTGGCCTGAACGTCTTCACCGGCGACGTCGAGGACACCTTCGAGGCCGGCGTCGTCGAACCGGCCCACGCCAAGGAGCAGGCCGTCACCTCCGCTGCCGAGGCCGCGAACCTGGTCCTCAAAATCGACGACATCATCTCCGCCGGCGACCTGTCGACCGATAAGGGCGGCGACGAAGAGGGCGGCGCGCCCGGCGGTGCCGGCGGCATGGGCGGCATGGGCGGCGGCATGGGCGGCATGATGTGA
- a CDS encoding NAD-dependent epimerase/dehydratase family protein, producing MHLSNGRVLVTGGAGFIGSHLTERLLADGVDVTIVDDLSNGDADRVPEGATFIEADLTEPGVLDGRLDDIDLVFHLAASKHVDTDRPHGQFDDNTRMTRNILEAMADAGVTEIAYTSTSTVYGEAPRPTPEDYAPLEPISAYGASKLADEGLLSARAHSHDLTVWNFRFANVVGPRLRGAVIPDFIEKLQDDPETLTILGDGRQEKSYLDVEDCLDAMFHVVEHADDAMNTYNLGTRTTTSVDRIAAIVADEMDLDPDFEYTGGERGWTGDVPKMRLSIEKLSALGWEPTRSSDEAVRRATREILAELD from the coding sequence ATGCATCTCTCGAACGGACGGGTCCTCGTCACGGGCGGCGCCGGATTCATCGGATCGCATCTGACCGAACGACTGCTGGCCGACGGCGTCGACGTCACGATCGTCGACGATCTGTCGAACGGCGACGCCGACCGCGTTCCCGAGGGCGCGACGTTCATCGAGGCGGACCTCACCGAACCCGGCGTTCTCGATGGGCGCCTCGACGACATCGATCTCGTCTTCCATCTCGCGGCGTCGAAACACGTCGACACCGACCGTCCGCACGGACAGTTCGACGACAACACGCGGATGACCCGCAACATCCTCGAGGCGATGGCCGACGCCGGCGTCACGGAGATCGCCTACACCTCCACCTCGACGGTCTACGGTGAGGCCCCGCGGCCGACGCCCGAAGACTACGCCCCCCTCGAGCCGATCAGCGCCTACGGGGCGAGCAAGCTCGCGGACGAGGGACTGCTCTCTGCGCGGGCACACAGCCACGATCTGACCGTCTGGAACTTCCGCTTCGCGAACGTCGTCGGACCGCGCCTTCGCGGAGCCGTCATTCCGGATTTCATCGAAAAGTTACAGGACGATCCCGAGACGCTGACGATTCTGGGCGACGGACGCCAGGAGAAGTCCTACCTCGACGTCGAGGACTGCCTCGACGCGATGTTCCACGTCGTCGAACACGCCGACGACGCGATGAACACCTACAACCTCGGGACGCGAACGACGACCTCGGTCGACCGGATCGCCGCCATCGTCGCCGACGAGATGGACCTCGATCCCGACTTCGAGTACACCGGCGGCGAGCGCGGCTGGACCGGCGACGTGCCGAAGATGCGCCTCTCGATCGAGAAACTCTCGGCGCTGGGCTGGGAGCCGACGCGCTCGAGCGACGAGGCCGTCCGGCGGGCGACCCGGGAGATTCTCGCGGAACTGGACTGA
- a CDS encoding pentapeptide repeat-containing protein: protein MTTQRCRHVTSSSGVDEAGAVCCWRPTWDDADRCLWHTERVVPSEEYERNPPEPGERLDGANLEGTMVSGTSFLAGRSLVAADFTDAVLDGADLSGADLRRARFQDVDAHGASFRNANLHDAVFTFADLRGADFRGARLYRAGLTDVRLNLETAFGERSVYEDELERASDEDFQELSESAQWLYRELQRLYGENALSEQAQSYYIREMDLRRRLAWQSRNYLQAITLAGSRWVMRYGTSPWRVVATSLLLIVVCAGLFPLTGGIREIGTDTAITYEINDPTDTPGPVLVRTFLKSLYFSVITFATLGYGDIQPVGGWARAVASIETLLGSLLMALLVFVLTRSVHY from the coding sequence ATGACTACCCAGCGGTGTAGACACGTCACGAGTAGCAGCGGGGTCGACGAGGCCGGTGCGGTCTGTTGCTGGCGGCCCACGTGGGACGACGCCGATCGATGTCTCTGGCACACCGAGCGTGTCGTTCCGTCGGAGGAGTACGAGCGAAATCCGCCGGAGCCGGGCGAACGGCTCGACGGAGCGAATCTCGAGGGGACGATGGTGAGCGGGACGTCGTTCCTCGCGGGGCGGTCGCTCGTCGCCGCGGACTTCACCGACGCGGTCCTCGACGGCGCCGACCTCTCGGGGGCGGACCTCCGCCGCGCCAGATTTCAGGACGTCGACGCACACGGCGCGTCGTTTCGAAACGCGAACCTCCACGACGCCGTGTTCACCTTCGCCGACCTCCGGGGCGCGGACTTTCGAGGGGCGAGACTGTACCGCGCGGGGCTGACCGACGTTCGACTCAACCTCGAGACGGCGTTCGGCGAGCGGTCGGTGTACGAGGACGAACTGGAACGGGCGTCGGACGAGGATTTCCAGGAACTGTCCGAATCCGCACAGTGGCTCTACAGGGAACTGCAGCGCCTCTACGGGGAAAACGCGCTTTCAGAGCAGGCCCAATCCTACTACATTCGCGAGATGGATCTCCGGCGCCGCCTGGCCTGGCAGAGCAGAAACTACCTGCAGGCGATCACGCTCGCCGGGTCACGCTGGGTCATGCGCTACGGGACGAGTCCGTGGCGCGTCGTCGCGACCTCGCTGCTTCTGATCGTCGTCTGTGCGGGGCTGTTCCCGCTGACCGGCGGCATCCGTGAGATCGGAACTGACACGGCGATCACCTACGAGATCAACGATCCGACGGACACACCCGGTCCCGTCCTCGTTCGAACGTTTCTCAAGAGCCTCTACTTCAGCGTCATCACCTTCGCCACGCTCGGCTACGGCGACATCCAACCCGTCGGCGGATGGGCCCGTGCCGTCGCCAGCATCGAGACCCTGCTCGGATCGCTGCTGATGGCGCTGCTGGTCTTCGTCCTCACGCGGAGCGTCCACTACTGA
- a CDS encoding SOS response-associated peptidase — protein sequence MCGRYTLMVEREVLEERFDARFADGFEPRYNMAPGQRLPVIANDDPKTFRRLEWGLVPSWAEDDSGGLINARAETIDEKPAFRDAYERRRCIVPADGFYEWVETEEGKRPYRVAFEDDRVFSLAGLWERWEPDEETTQAGLEAFGGGLDEAADDGSDGPLETFTIVTTEPNDLVADLHHRMAVILEPESEREWLTGDDPGEFLAPHPSDEMRAYPVSRAVNDPSVDEPSLVEPLETG from the coding sequence ATGTGCGGTCGCTACACGCTGATGGTCGAGCGGGAGGTCCTCGAAGAGCGGTTCGACGCGCGGTTCGCAGACGGGTTCGAACCGCGGTACAACATGGCGCCGGGCCAGCGCCTGCCGGTGATCGCGAACGACGACCCGAAGACGTTCCGGCGACTCGAGTGGGGGCTGGTGCCGTCGTGGGCCGAGGACGACAGCGGCGGGCTCATCAACGCGCGGGCGGAGACGATCGACGAGAAGCCGGCGTTTCGCGATGCCTACGAGCGCCGTCGCTGTATCGTCCCGGCCGACGGCTTCTACGAGTGGGTCGAGACCGAGGAGGGAAAACGGCCCTACAGAGTCGCCTTCGAGGACGACCGCGTGTTCTCGCTGGCGGGACTGTGGGAGCGTTGGGAGCCCGACGAGGAGACGACCCAGGCCGGCCTCGAGGCGTTCGGCGGTGGACTCGACGAGGCGGCCGACGACGGTTCAGACGGCCCGCTCGAGACCTTTACCATCGTGACGACCGAGCCCAATGATCTCGTCGCGGACCTCCACCACCGGATGGCGGTGATCCTCGAGCCGGAATCCGAACGGGAGTGGCTGACGGGCGACGACCCCGGCGAGTTCCTCGCGCCCCATCCGTCCGACGAAATGCGCGCGTACCCGGTCTCGCGGGCGGTCAACGATCCGTCGGTCGACGAGCCGTCACTGGTCGAGCCCCTCGAGACCGGCTGA
- a CDS encoding RNA-guided endonuclease InsQ/TnpB family protein gives MPSDEYFRRTAITRLTDLSREDERLLFATIDEWRDACNLASDLAWKRYETKSDMQDLAYDRIRDETELGSQHAVLACHEVASVVTSCTEKLRNGKKASKPRFTARSITYDRRSMTVFPAKEQVSLTTLGDHARVRADLALPAEDDGYQYAFLDGEGWEYTESTLHYRDDEWYLHLGFRKLKADNAGSTTENGTVLGVDLGVNQIAVTSTARFFDAGELNHMRREFEKTRAGLQETGTQSAHRTLEARRGRERRYVRHVLHTVANGIVEEALEHGCDGIVFEDLEEIRMQLPEANWHSDWAFRTLKKYVKYKAEIEGLFIETIQPRNTSKQCAECGFTGDENRTGSEFECQSCGNRNHADYNAAKNVAKRYLRRGHQSSRRRGVSQYALKSGSRTPS, from the coding sequence GTGCCATCGGACGAATATTTCCGACGGACCGCTATCACGCGGTTGACCGATCTCTCTCGAGAGGATGAGCGGTTGCTGTTCGCGACAATCGACGAGTGGCGCGACGCCTGCAACCTCGCGTCGGATCTGGCGTGGAAGCGGTACGAGACGAAGTCCGATATGCAAGACCTCGCATACGATCGGATTCGTGATGAAACCGAACTCGGTAGTCAACACGCAGTTCTCGCCTGTCACGAAGTCGCAAGTGTCGTTACATCCTGTACCGAAAAGTTGCGGAACGGAAAGAAAGCGAGCAAGCCGCGTTTTACGGCCCGATCGATTACGTACGATAGGCGGTCGATGACCGTGTTCCCCGCCAAAGAACAGGTATCGCTTACGACGCTCGGCGATCACGCTCGAGTCCGCGCCGATTTGGCACTTCCGGCGGAGGACGACGGGTATCAGTACGCGTTTCTCGACGGTGAGGGATGGGAGTACACCGAGAGCACGCTCCACTACCGCGATGACGAGTGGTACCTCCATCTCGGATTTCGCAAACTGAAAGCGGACAACGCCGGATCAACGACCGAGAACGGAACGGTTCTCGGTGTCGACCTCGGCGTGAACCAGATTGCTGTCACCAGTACAGCACGGTTTTTCGATGCGGGCGAACTCAACCACATGCGTCGCGAATTCGAGAAAACGAGGGCCGGATTACAGGAGACCGGAACGCAATCAGCGCATCGGACGCTCGAGGCTCGACGCGGGCGCGAACGACGATATGTCCGTCACGTACTCCATACTGTCGCAAACGGGATCGTTGAGGAAGCACTGGAACACGGATGCGACGGGATCGTGTTCGAGGACCTCGAGGAAATTCGGATGCAACTCCCCGAAGCTAACTGGCATTCGGACTGGGCGTTTCGGACGCTGAAAAAGTACGTCAAGTACAAAGCCGAAATCGAGGGGTTATTCATCGAGACGATCCAACCTCGGAACACGTCCAAACAGTGCGCTGAATGCGGCTTCACGGGAGACGAGAACCGGACCGGTAGCGAGTTTGAGTGCCAGTCGTGCGGAAATCGGAATCACGCGGACTACAACGCGGCGAAGAACGTCGCGAAACGGTATCTCCGTCGTGGCCACCAGTCGTCACGTCGGAGGGGCGTCAGTCAATACGCCCTGAAGTCAGGATCGAGGACGCCGAGTTAG
- a CDS encoding Rid family detoxifying hydrolase has protein sequence MKRIIETDDAPAAVGAYSQATSNDSLLFTAGQIPLTADGDLLDDEPIAAQTEQALYNLDAVLDEAGASSEDVLKVTVYLDDIDDFDAMNETYADYFDDQPPARSAVEVAALPKGVGVEIEAVASLE, from the coding sequence ATGAAACGGATCATCGAAACCGACGACGCACCCGCCGCGGTCGGCGCCTACAGCCAGGCGACCAGCAACGACTCGCTGCTCTTTACCGCCGGCCAGATTCCGCTGACGGCCGACGGCGACCTGCTCGACGACGAACCCATCGCGGCCCAGACCGAACAGGCCCTCTACAACCTCGACGCCGTCCTCGACGAAGCGGGCGCGTCGTCCGAGGACGTCCTCAAGGTCACCGTCTACCTCGACGACATCGACGACTTCGACGCGATGAACGAGACCTACGCCGACTACTTCGACGACCAGCCGCCCGCCCGTAGCGCGGTCGAGGTCGCCGCCCTCCCCAAGGGCGTCGGCGTCGAAATCGAAGCCGTCGCCTCCCTCGAGTAA